One window from the genome of Lynx canadensis isolate LIC74 chromosome E3, mLynCan4.pri.v2, whole genome shotgun sequence encodes:
- the LOC115504434 gene encoding E3 ubiquitin-protein ligase TRIM50 isoform X2, with protein MAWQVSVPELEDRLQCPICLEVFKEPMMLQCGHSYCKGCLVNLSHHLDSELRCPVCRQEVDSSSSPPNVSLARVIEALQLPGDPEPKVCQHHRNPLSLFCERDQELICGLCGLLGSHQQHRVTPVSTVYSRMKEELAALISDLKQEQKKVDEHIAKLVNNRTRIVNESDVFSWVIRREFQELHHLVDEEKARCLEGLEGHTRGLVASLDMQLEQAKGTQERLGQAERVLEQFSNESHYEFIRYHSTASRAELQQARPLEGAFSPISFKPGLHQADIKLTVWKRLFRKVLPAPESLKLDPATAHPLLELSKGNTVVQCGLLAQRRASQPERFDYSTCVLASRGFSCGRHYWEVVVGSKSDWRLGVIKGTASRKGRLSKSPENGVWLIGLKEGRVYEAFGCPRVPLPVAGHPHRIGVYLHYERGELTFFDADRPDDLRPLYTFQADFQGKLYPILDTCWHEKGGNALPLVLPPPSGPAHLTPTQPTKL; from the exons ATGGCGTGGCAGGTGAGCGTGCCTGAGCTGGAGGACCGCCTTCAGTGCCCCATCTGCCTGGAGGTCTTCAAGGAGCCCATGATGCTGCAGTGCGGCCACTCCTACTGCAAGGGCTGCCTGGTGAACCTGTCCCACCACCTGGACTCGGAGCTCCGCTGCCCAGTGTGCCGGCAGGAGGTGGATAGCAGCAGCTCCCCGCCCAACGTCTCTCTGGCCCGGGTGATCGAAGCTCTACAGCTCCCCGGGGACCCGGAGCCCAAGGTCTGCCAGCACCACCGGAACCCGCTCAGCCTCTTCTGTGAGAGGGACCAGGAGCTCATCTGCGGCCTCTGCGGCCTGCTGGGCTCCCACCAGCAGCACCGCGTCACGCCTGTCTCCACCGTCTACAGCCGCATGAAG GAGGAGCTAGCGGCTCTCATCTCTGACCTGAAGCAGGAGCAGAAGAAGGTGGATGAGCATATTGCCAAGCTGGTGAACAACAGGACCCGGATTGTC AATGAATCTGACGTCTTCAGCTGGGTGATCCGTCGCGAGTTCCAGGAGCTGCACCACCTGGTGGATGAGGAGAAGGCCCGTTGCCTGGAGGGGTTGGAGGGTCATACCCGTGGCCTTGTGGCCTCCCTGGACATGCAGCTGGAGCAGGCCAAGGGCACTCAGGAGCGGCTGGGCCAGGCTGAACGTGTGCTCGAGCAGTTCAGTAATGAGAGTCACTATGAGTTCATCCGG TATCACTCCACGGCCTCCAG AGCAGAGCTCCAGCAGGCCCGGCCTCTGGAAGGCGCCTTCAGCCCCATCTCCTTCAAGCCGGGCCTCCACCAGGCTGACATCAAGCTGACTGTGTGGAAAAGGCTCTTCCGAAAAGTTCTGCCGG CCCCGGAGTCCCTCAAGCTGGACCCCGCCACCGCCCACCCACTCCTGGAACTCTCCAAGGGCAACACGGTGGTGCAGTGTGGGCTCCTGGCCCAGCggcgagccagccagccagagcGCTTTGACTACAGTACTTGTGTCCTGGCCAGCCGGGGCTTCTCCTGCGGCCGTCACTactgggaggtggtggtgggcagCAAGAGCGACTGGCGCCTGGGGGTCATCAAGGGCACGGCCAGTCGCAAGGGCAGGCTGAGCAAGTCCCCGGAGAATGGCGTGTGGCTCATTGGCCTGAAGGAGGGCCGGGTGTACGAGGCCTTCGGCTGCCCTCGGGTGCCCCTGCCTGTGGCCGGCCACCCCCACCGCATCGGCGTCTACTTGCACTACGAGCGTGGCGAGCTCACCTTCTTTGATGCTGACCGGCCCGATGACCTGCGGCCGCTCTACACGTTCCAGGCTGACTTCCAGGGCAAGCTCTACCCCATCCTGGACACGTGCTGGCACGAGAAGGGCGGCAACGCGCTGCCTCTGGTGCTGCCCCCGCCCAGCGGGcctgcccacctcacccccacGCAGCCCACCAAGCTGTAG
- the LOC115504434 gene encoding E3 ubiquitin-protein ligase TRIM50 isoform X1, translated as MAWQVSVPELEDRLQCPICLEVFKEPMMLQCGHSYCKGCLVNLSHHLDSELRCPVCRQEVDSSSSPPNVSLARVIEALQLPGDPEPKVCQHHRNPLSLFCERDQELICGLCGLLGSHQQHRVTPVSTVYSRMKEELAALISDLKQEQKKVDEHIAKLVNNRTRIVNESDVFSWVIRREFQELHHLVDEEKARCLEGLEGHTRGLVASLDMQLEQAKGTQERLGQAERVLEQFSNESHYEFIRKYHSTASRAELQQARPLEGAFSPISFKPGLHQADIKLTVWKRLFRKVLPAPESLKLDPATAHPLLELSKGNTVVQCGLLAQRRASQPERFDYSTCVLASRGFSCGRHYWEVVVGSKSDWRLGVIKGTASRKGRLSKSPENGVWLIGLKEGRVYEAFGCPRVPLPVAGHPHRIGVYLHYERGELTFFDADRPDDLRPLYTFQADFQGKLYPILDTCWHEKGGNALPLVLPPPSGPAHLTPTQPTKL; from the exons ATGGCGTGGCAGGTGAGCGTGCCTGAGCTGGAGGACCGCCTTCAGTGCCCCATCTGCCTGGAGGTCTTCAAGGAGCCCATGATGCTGCAGTGCGGCCACTCCTACTGCAAGGGCTGCCTGGTGAACCTGTCCCACCACCTGGACTCGGAGCTCCGCTGCCCAGTGTGCCGGCAGGAGGTGGATAGCAGCAGCTCCCCGCCCAACGTCTCTCTGGCCCGGGTGATCGAAGCTCTACAGCTCCCCGGGGACCCGGAGCCCAAGGTCTGCCAGCACCACCGGAACCCGCTCAGCCTCTTCTGTGAGAGGGACCAGGAGCTCATCTGCGGCCTCTGCGGCCTGCTGGGCTCCCACCAGCAGCACCGCGTCACGCCTGTCTCCACCGTCTACAGCCGCATGAAG GAGGAGCTAGCGGCTCTCATCTCTGACCTGAAGCAGGAGCAGAAGAAGGTGGATGAGCATATTGCCAAGCTGGTGAACAACAGGACCCGGATTGTC AATGAATCTGACGTCTTCAGCTGGGTGATCCGTCGCGAGTTCCAGGAGCTGCACCACCTGGTGGATGAGGAGAAGGCCCGTTGCCTGGAGGGGTTGGAGGGTCATACCCGTGGCCTTGTGGCCTCCCTGGACATGCAGCTGGAGCAGGCCAAGGGCACTCAGGAGCGGCTGGGCCAGGCTGAACGTGTGCTCGAGCAGTTCAGTAATGAGAGTCACTATGAGTTCATCCGG AAGTATCACTCCACGGCCTCCAG AGCAGAGCTCCAGCAGGCCCGGCCTCTGGAAGGCGCCTTCAGCCCCATCTCCTTCAAGCCGGGCCTCCACCAGGCTGACATCAAGCTGACTGTGTGGAAAAGGCTCTTCCGAAAAGTTCTGCCGG CCCCGGAGTCCCTCAAGCTGGACCCCGCCACCGCCCACCCACTCCTGGAACTCTCCAAGGGCAACACGGTGGTGCAGTGTGGGCTCCTGGCCCAGCggcgagccagccagccagagcGCTTTGACTACAGTACTTGTGTCCTGGCCAGCCGGGGCTTCTCCTGCGGCCGTCACTactgggaggtggtggtgggcagCAAGAGCGACTGGCGCCTGGGGGTCATCAAGGGCACGGCCAGTCGCAAGGGCAGGCTGAGCAAGTCCCCGGAGAATGGCGTGTGGCTCATTGGCCTGAAGGAGGGCCGGGTGTACGAGGCCTTCGGCTGCCCTCGGGTGCCCCTGCCTGTGGCCGGCCACCCCCACCGCATCGGCGTCTACTTGCACTACGAGCGTGGCGAGCTCACCTTCTTTGATGCTGACCGGCCCGATGACCTGCGGCCGCTCTACACGTTCCAGGCTGACTTCCAGGGCAAGCTCTACCCCATCCTGGACACGTGCTGGCACGAGAAGGGCGGCAACGCGCTGCCTCTGGTGCTGCCCCCGCCCAGCGGGcctgcccacctcacccccacGCAGCCCACCAAGCTGTAG